Part of the Thermococcus barossii genome is shown below.
TTCCCTCTGGCTTAAACCTGAATCCGGCTCGTACCGGGCGAGTATGAACGCGGTGGTTCCAAGGTTGAGCTTCTTGTAGTTTGGCTTAACCGTGAACTTCTCTATCACGCCCTCCTCAACCAGCTTCTTGATGCGGTAGTGAACGGTAGTCCTGGGTATCCCCAGCTTTTTGCTCAGACTCGCTATGTTTTCCCTGGCGTTCTCCTTGAGTTCCCTCAACAACCTTAAATCTGTGCCATCCAGCGAGGCTACCATCGCGACCCCCTTCGTCATTCGTTCAACTATAACTGTTAACTTTGGAACGATAGCCTTATTTAAGGTTTTCCTTTAGCCACTCAGCGAAAGCCCGGAGGGCACGTCCCCTGTGGGATACGAGGTTCTTCTCATCCGTTGTCATTTCGGCGAAAGTCTTCCCGAATCCCAGAGGTTTGAATATCGGATCAAAGCCGAAGCCGCCACTCCCCCTGGGAGAGGTCGTTATCTCACCATCGACCCTGCCCGTGAAGAGATGGGCATCTCCGTCCCAGTATGCGATGACGCTCCTAAAGTGGGCCCTCCTGTTCGCTACATCCCTCATCAGTTTGAGGATTCCCTCTATCCCGAGAGTTCTGTAGACGTAGGCGGAATAGACCCCGGGAAAGCCATCGAGGGCGTCTATGAACAGGCCCGAATCGTCGAGGAAAAAGGGCTCCTCAATCTTCCTGCTCAGCCATTCGACGCCGAAGATGGCGACATCCTCCAGCGCATCGGCCTGTATCTCCGGATACTCCATCCTGAGCTGATAAACCTCAACGCCGAGGGGTTCGAAGTATTTCCTCGCCTCCTCGACCTTCCCCGGGTTAGAAGTGATAAAAGCCAGCCTCATCGCACCACCGGAGAGAAGTGGAAACGGGAAATAAAAAGGTTTCAGTCTATCCGATAACCAATCTTCTCGACCAGCTCCCTGCGCTCCTTCTTGAGCTCCTCGTCCTCGATCCTGTTGGCGGCCTTTCCGTCAACGACTCCGAGGACGCTTCTCCCGAGGTCGGTCTCTGCCACTATCACCTGGAACGGGTTTTCGCTGGCACCGTAGACCATCGCGACGGCCGGGTGGTTCTTGACGGCGTTGAGGACGTTTATCGGAAAGGCGTTCTTCATGAGTATCACGAAGACGTGGCCGGCACCAATCTTGAGGGCGTTTTTGGCGGCCAGCTTCTCAAGCTCCTCGTCGTTGCCGGTGAAGCGAGTCAGCTGTGGCTTGGCTTCGTTCATAGCCACACCGAACTTTATGCCTGGAACGGTCGTGAGAAGGGTCTTGGCGAGGTCGTCCACGGTGAATATGGAGAAGTTCCCCTGGCCGATTATCACTTCCACCCCTTCGGGCTTCTCTATGTCCACGACATCTATCTTTACCATGTTCACCACCGGAAGGGTTTAATATCCAATGATGATATAACCTTTTCGTGCAGAGGCATGGTGAGGTGAAATGGGCGAACCCATCATGGAAGAGCTCGAATTCCTCGTTGAAATCCTGGAGAAACACCCTCTCGACAGTCTCAAAAAAATAGCCGAGGAGGAAGGGATAGACTACTACAGGCTTAAAAGGCTGTACGACAAGTACTACGGAAAGTATCTCACCGTGAGTGCCTTTGTAAGTCTCAAGCGCCTTGGTCTGCGAACGTACGTTGCATTCCTTACCGTTCCTCCCGACAGGCTTCTGGAAGTCGGGATTCGAATGAGTCAGAACCCCTTCATAGGCTACATGAACCCGGGCTACGGATTCAAGAACGGTCTGTCTATAATCTTCTACACTCCCGACGACCAGCGGGATAAGATAGACGAGTTCCTCTCACAGTATGCGGACGATTATGAATACTACGAGGCCAGGGCTTATCCATACGACGGCGATGACAACTTTGGGAACTGGGATCTAAGCTACGATTACGCTCCTCTTCTCGACATACTCAAGTGGGACGCAAGAACACCCATAACGGAAATAGCCAGGGAGCTTGGAAAAAGCAGGCCCACGGTTAGGTACATGATAAACCGGCTCAGGGAGGAAGACATACTCCTCGAATTCGTACCGATGATAGACATGAACGTCCACGACAGGGCAGTTATCGGGCTCACGAAGGAGCTCGACGAGAGTGTTCTTGAACGGTTTAAGGAGTATGAAATCATGGTCGGTGTTCTACCGGGTTACGGCTACATCTTCGAATGGTACTTCTCCTCCAAGGAAGACCTGGGGAGCAAAGTCCTTGAGTTCAGCGGGTACGTTGAGAAACTCCTGATAGAGTACTTTGAACCGACCTTTAAGGAGCTCAACGATAAAAACGCCAGAACCCGGTACGCCAGAATGGTTAAAAAGGATGGAAGCGGCTATCGCTCCATTCTTGAATTCTAAAAGGCTATCTGACAGTATTCGAGACCATCGATCTCACCAGTGGCCTGGTACTCCAGCGCCCTGCAGTCGTGGCATATGTACCTGAAAGGACAGGAGCTACAGGCCTCAATGCTGTCCTTTGTCATCTTCCAGAAGGCTTTGAGCCTCTTCTTCCTGAGCACTTTTTTTATGCCCAGTTCCTTCACGTCCCCGACCACGTAGTTCCTCAGGAGCGGGCAGGGAAGGGCGTAACCGTCGGCGGTTATTGCCAGCGTGCCGGCGAGACAGTCGTGGTACTTCTCAACGCTTGGATTGAGTATCCTCTTGACCTCGATGACGTTGAAGTCAAGCCTTCTCGCCGAGCCGGGGAAGAGCACGTCAACGTATATTTCCCCGGGAAAGGTGGTCTTGAGGCCCCTAAGCTCATCCAGGTGTGAGCCCTGCACCACCACTAGTGCACCATGGAGCCAGCTGTGGGCCTCAAGCCGGTGGAAGTTCTCGGGCGAGTACTCGAACTCGGCTATGAAGCGAACACCGTCAATGGGTTCGATTGAATCCACATCCTCAAGCCTAACGACGGCATAAACCTCAGGAACGCCTATTTCAACCGCGTACGAGGCAACGCTGGTCATGTATTCAACCCGGTCGTAGTTGGTCAGCCACAGCTCTTCACCGCCGAGCTCTTTAAACTCCCGTATCAGCTCCTTAACCCGCTCCGGACTCAGCGGCTCGCGGCGGAGTATGAACGAGTTGTTTCCTATGCAGCCCACAGAACGGGGTATCCCAGTAACCTCCGAGAATCTTCCCATCCCTGCACCGAGCTGAACGATGAGACGCTCAAGCTTCCCGTTGTGGGCCCTGTGGCTCCAGGGGGGCTTTCCAATGGAAGCTATGTTGAGAGCGGTTCCCACCTCAACGGCATGAGATGCATCGTAAGCTACCTTCTCCATCGGCCCTCACCGTGGAAAGAAACGCCGAAATCGTATATATACTTTTTCTATTCCGATTTTGCACACTACTGGGAGTAGTCTGCAAAAAATGGAAAATTTCCGGGTTATCTCTCGGGCACCGACCTGTCCCCCTCTATCCAGAAGGTCCCCTCATCCGTAACCTCCCTCTTCCAGACGGGCACACGTTTCTTAACCTCATCTATGGCCCAGATGCATGCCTCAAACGCCTCCTTCCTGTGCCTTCCGCTGGCGATGATGAGTATCGTGTCCTCACCGACCTCAAGCTCCCCGTGGCGATGCCATATCAGCATGTCCAGGATTGGGAACCTCTCAAGGGCCTCCCTCCTGATTCTTTCCATCTCGGCTTCCGCCATATCCTCGTAGGCTTCATAGATGAGCTTCTTAACCCGCCGGCCATAGCTCTCGTTACGCACCTTACCCAGGAAGAAGACGTAGGCACCGGCCTCCGGGAGGGTGATGTATCCCAGCGCCTCGTTCAGGTCGAACGCCTCTTTGGTAATCCGGACCTTCATTCCCATCCCCATGAAAACTACGGCCTACCAAATTAAAAGATGCCGGGTTAACAAAAAGATTTAAGTGATTTGGCCTCCAGAAACTGTGGGTGGTTGAAATGAAAAAATATTCCGTAATTCTCATTCTAATCCTCGTCACTGGACTTATGGCCGGCTGTATCGGGAGCAATGACTCGACGACGTCGAGCCAGACGACATCTCAGCAAACGGAGCACACCCCATCCACGACCACGACGGAAAGCATTTCCTCAACCACAACGGAGCAGTCTCCAACCGAAACACCCACCAAAATCACAACGGACGAGCTCCTCGCTGGAGTTTCGGGAATAGAGCAGTTCACCTACACGGCCAACGCTGAGATTTCCATGCTCGTTGTTGTGAAGCAGGCAAACCTAACGCAAAGGGACAACGTAACGCTCGCAATAAGGGAAACTGGTTACATGGACTTCGAATCGTGGAGCGCCTGGATAAACACCACCACCATCAGCGTTCCGGACAACGCCTCCACCAACACCTCCCGCATCGTGGTCGGCAACGTGACGTACATCAAAACACCCCTGGGATGGATAAAGAGCAGCGATCCCGCAACGGCGGATTTCATGTGGAGGTACAACCTGGTGAGCCTGGCGAAGAAGTACCTCCGAAGAACCCCGGACGAGAGGGAGGAGGGCAAGACGCTCGTGCTCAGGTATTATCTGAGCGACCAGGAGGTTGTCCCCCTGGCCATGATGTACTTCGCCGCAACCCAGGATACCCAGGTGAGCGTAGAGAACGGTCTCCTTGAGCTGTACTTCGACGGTGGCAATCTAATCGGGGGGCGGATAAGCTTCTCTGTCAACACAGTGACCTCGATAGACGACCCAACTATAGGGAAGATGACGATAACCCAGGACGGCTCGTGGAGCGAGACCATAGCCATAACCTCGGTGAACGAAAAGAGAAAGGTCACGGAGCCCTCTACCTGAGCTCAACGACGTCGAAGGTGTTGAAGGCAAGGTCGACTATGAGCAGCCTGTTGAGGAGCGGCTCGCCGATTCCTGTGAGGAGTTTCACGACCTCCATCGCCTGAATCGCTCCGATGACCCCGGCGGTCGCCCCGAGTATCGGGAACTTTCCGCTTTTTCCCCTCACGTTTGGAAATATCTCCCTCAGGCTCTTTGTGAACCCCGGCACCACCGTGGTGACCTGTCCGAATGTTCCCTCGACCGCTCCGTGAACCAGGGGTACCCTGGCCTTTTGCGCGTAGTCATCGAGCAGAAACCTCGTTTCAAAGTTGTCGAGGCAGTCCACGATTACATCAACACCCTCCAGAACCTCTTCGATGTTCTCCTCCGTCAGCCGCCCTACAAAGGTCTCTATCTTTATGTCAGGGTTGAAGCGCTCCAGCTTCCACTTCGCGGAGAGGGGCTTGGGGTTCTTTCCGATGTCCTCCTCCCAGTGAAGTATCTGCCTGTTGAGGTTGCTCAGCTCTGGCGTTTGTTCGTCCACAAGGAGGATGGTGCCTATCCCTGCCGCGGCCAGGTAATAGGCCACAGGGCTTCCGAGGCCGCCGACTCCAACGACGGCCACTTTTGAGCTTTTAAGCTTCTCCT
Proteins encoded:
- a CDS encoding molybdenum cofactor biosynthesis protein MoaE, translating into MKVRITKEAFDLNEALGYITLPEAGAYVFFLGKVRNESYGRRVKKLIYEAYEDMAEAEMERIRREALERFPILDMLIWHRHGELEVGEDTILIIASGRHRKEAFEACIWAIDEVKKRVPVWKREVTDEGTFWIEGDRSVPER
- a CDS encoding XTP/dITP diphosphatase produces the protein MRLAFITSNPGKVEEARKYFEPLGVEVYQLRMEYPEIQADALEDVAIFGVEWLSRKIEEPFFLDDSGLFIDALDGFPGVYSAYVYRTLGIEGILKLMRDVANRRAHFRSVIAYWDGDAHLFTGRVDGEITTSPRGSGGFGFDPIFKPLGFGKTFAEMTTDEKNLVSHRGRALRAFAEWLKENLK
- a CDS encoding Lrp/AsnC family transcriptional regulator translates to MGEPIMEELEFLVEILEKHPLDSLKKIAEEEGIDYYRLKRLYDKYYGKYLTVSAFVSLKRLGLRTYVAFLTVPPDRLLEVGIRMSQNPFIGYMNPGYGFKNGLSIIFYTPDDQRDKIDEFLSQYADDYEYYEARAYPYDGDDNFGNWDLSYDYAPLLDILKWDARTPITEIARELGKSRPTVRYMINRLREEDILLEFVPMIDMNVHDRAVIGLTKELDESVLERFKEYEIMVGVLPGYGYIFEWYFSSKEDLGSKVLEFSGYVEKLLIEYFEPTFKELNDKNARTRYARMVKKDGSGYRSILEF
- a CDS encoding Lrp/AsnC family transcriptional regulator, which produces MVASLDGTDLRLLRELKENARENIASLSKKLGIPRTTVHYRIKKLVEEGVIEKFTVKPNYKKLNLGTTAFILARYEPDSGLSQREVAERIAALEGVYEVHIIAGEWDLLIKVRAPSSEEVGKIVVDRLREIKGVGQTVTMVSFVTVKEEL
- a CDS encoding SPASM domain-containing protein, translated to MEKVAYDASHAVEVGTALNIASIGKPPWSHRAHNGKLERLIVQLGAGMGRFSEVTGIPRSVGCIGNNSFILRREPLSPERVKELIREFKELGGEELWLTNYDRVEYMTSVASYAVEIGVPEVYAVVRLEDVDSIEPIDGVRFIAEFEYSPENFHRLEAHSWLHGALVVVQGSHLDELRGLKTTFPGEIYVDVLFPGSARRLDFNVIEVKRILNPSVEKYHDCLAGTLAITADGYALPCPLLRNYVVGDVKELGIKKVLRKKRLKAFWKMTKDSIEACSSCPFRYICHDCRALEYQATGEIDGLEYCQIAF
- a CDS encoding adenosine-specific kinase codes for the protein MVKIDVVDIEKPEGVEVIIGQGNFSIFTVDDLAKTLLTTVPGIKFGVAMNEAKPQLTRFTGNDEELEKLAAKNALKIGAGHVFVILMKNAFPINVLNAVKNHPAVAMVYGASENPFQVIVAETDLGRSVLGVVDGKAANRIEDEELKKERRELVEKIGYRID
- a CDS encoding ThiF family adenylyltransferase, which produces MLSDRELERYDRQIMIFGTEGQEKLKSSKVAVVGVGGLGSPVAYYLAAAGIGTILLVDEQTPELSNLNRQILHWEEDIGKNPKPLSAKWKLERFNPDIKIETFVGRLTEENIEEVLEGVDVIVDCLDNFETRFLLDDYAQKARVPLVHGAVEGTFGQVTTVVPGFTKSLREIFPNVRGKSGKFPILGATAGVIGAIQAMEVVKLLTGIGEPLLNRLLIVDLAFNTFDVVELR